A portion of the Anoxybacillus gonensis genome contains these proteins:
- the argH gene encoding argininosuccinate lyase produces MKKLWGGRFTKTAAQWVDDFGASIHFDQQLVEEDIEGSIAHVTMLGECGILPKEDVATIKNGLMKLLEKAKKGELSFSVAYEDIHLNIEKMLIDEVGAVGGKLHTGRSRNDQVATDMHLYLRKRVIEIVELIRQLQRVLVQKAEQHIETLVPGYTHLQRAQPISFAHHLMAYVWMFERDRERFTESLKRINKSPLGAGALAGTTFPIDRHLTAQLLGFDSIYENSLDAVSDRDFIIEFLSNSSILMMHLSRFCEELILWSSQEFQFIEMDDTFATGSSIMPQKKNPDMAELIRGKTGRVYGNLMALLTVMKGLPLAYNKDMQEDKEGMFDTVQTVIGSLKIFAGMIETMTVRTDVMEKATKQDFSNATELADYLAKKGVPFREAHEIVGKLVLTCIERGVFLADLPLDVYQQASPLFEEDIYEALNPYTAVNRRTSAGGTGFTEVKKAIEKAKQMIEA; encoded by the coding sequence GTGAAAAAGTTATGGGGGGGACGATTTACAAAAACAGCAGCACAATGGGTCGATGACTTTGGGGCGTCGATCCATTTTGATCAACAGCTCGTTGAAGAAGATATCGAAGGAAGTATCGCGCATGTGACGATGCTTGGCGAATGTGGCATTTTACCGAAAGAAGACGTCGCAACGATCAAAAACGGATTAATGAAGTTATTAGAAAAAGCGAAAAAAGGGGAACTTTCTTTTTCTGTTGCTTATGAAGATATTCATTTAAACATTGAAAAAATGTTAATAGATGAAGTTGGTGCTGTCGGTGGTAAGCTTCATACAGGGAGAAGCCGCAACGATCAAGTGGCGACAGATATGCATTTATATTTGCGAAAACGAGTGATTGAGATCGTTGAACTTATTCGTCAGCTGCAGCGCGTGCTTGTTCAAAAGGCGGAACAACATATTGAAACGCTTGTCCCTGGTTATACGCACTTGCAACGGGCGCAGCCGATTTCGTTTGCCCATCATCTCATGGCGTACGTATGGATGTTTGAAAGGGATCGCGAACGTTTTACCGAATCGCTCAAACGAATTAACAAATCACCCCTCGGTGCTGGAGCGCTCGCAGGGACAACGTTTCCGATCGATCGCCATTTAACAGCACAACTTCTCGGTTTTGATAGCATATATGAAAATAGTTTAGATGCGGTAAGTGATCGCGATTTTATTATTGAATTTTTAAGCAATAGCTCTATTTTAATGATGCATTTATCTCGTTTTTGTGAAGAGCTCATTCTTTGGTCGAGCCAGGAGTTTCAGTTTATCGAAATGGATGATACGTTTGCGACGGGAAGCAGCATTATGCCACAAAAGAAAAATCCAGATATGGCTGAGCTCATTCGCGGGAAAACGGGGCGAGTGTATGGAAACTTAATGGCTTTATTGACCGTTATGAAAGGGCTACCGCTTGCTTACAATAAAGATATGCAAGAAGATAAAGAAGGAATGTTTGATACCGTTCAAACGGTGATCGGCAGCTTAAAAATTTTTGCTGGGATGATTGAAACGATGACAGTCCGCACAGATGTGATGGAAAAAGCAACGAAACAAGATTTTTCAAATGCAACGGAACTAGCTGATTATTTAGCGAAAAAAGGTGTACCGTTTCGCGAGGCGCATGAAATCGTTGGAAAACTTGTGCTGACATGTATTGAACGAGGTGTTTTTTTAGCTGATTTACCGCTTGATGTGTATCAACAAGCTTCCCCTCTATTTGAGGAAGACATTTATGAAGCGCTGAATCCGTATACAGCTGTCAACCGTCGCACGAGCGCAGGAGGAACAGGGTTTACGGAAGTGAAAAAAGCGATTGAGAAAGCAAAACAAATGATAGAGGCATAA
- a CDS encoding argininosuccinate synthase, which produces MAKPKVVLAYSGGLDTSVAIKWLQEQGYDVVACCLDVGEGKDLEFVKEKALKVGAVKSYMIDAKEEFANEYALIALQAHALYEGKYPLISALSRPLISKKLVEIAELEGAVAVAHGCTGKGNDQVRFEVSIQALNPNLKVIAPVREWKWSREEEIEYAKQHHIPIPIDLDSPFSIDQNLWGRSNECGILEDPWAAPPEEAYELTTALEHTPNEPDVIEIGFEQGVPKTINGKAYSLAELILQLNALAGKHGVGRIDHVENRLVGIKSREVYECPGAMTLIKAHKELEDLTLVKEVAHFKPIIEQKIAEVIYNGLWFSPLKDALVAFLKETQKNVTGVVRVKLFKGHAIVEGRKSPFSLYDEKLATYTAEDEFDHQAAVGFISLFGLPTKVYSIVNGEKKVNV; this is translated from the coding sequence ATGGCAAAACCAAAAGTAGTGCTCGCTTATTCTGGGGGTTTAGATACATCGGTAGCGATTAAATGGCTACAAGAACAAGGATATGATGTTGTAGCTTGTTGTTTAGATGTCGGAGAAGGAAAAGATTTAGAGTTTGTGAAAGAAAAAGCGTTGAAAGTTGGCGCTGTAAAATCATATATGATTGATGCGAAAGAAGAATTCGCGAATGAATATGCGTTAATTGCTTTACAAGCCCATGCGCTATATGAAGGAAAATATCCGCTCATCTCTGCGTTGTCCCGTCCGTTAATTTCAAAAAAACTCGTTGAAATTGCTGAATTAGAAGGAGCGGTTGCTGTTGCGCACGGCTGCACAGGAAAAGGGAATGACCAAGTGCGTTTTGAGGTATCCATTCAAGCATTAAATCCGAACTTAAAAGTAATTGCACCTGTTCGGGAGTGGAAATGGTCGCGCGAAGAAGAAATCGAATATGCAAAGCAACATCACATTCCGATTCCAATCGATTTAGATAGCCCGTTTTCCATTGATCAAAACTTATGGGGAAGAAGTAACGAATGTGGCATTTTGGAAGATCCGTGGGCAGCACCGCCAGAAGAAGCGTATGAGTTAACAACTGCACTTGAACATACACCGAATGAACCAGATGTCATTGAAATCGGTTTTGAACAAGGGGTACCGAAAACAATTAACGGAAAAGCATATTCGCTTGCAGAGCTCATTTTACAATTAAATGCACTAGCAGGAAAACACGGTGTCGGCCGCATCGATCATGTTGAAAATCGACTCGTTGGCATTAAATCGCGTGAAGTGTACGAATGTCCTGGAGCGATGACGCTAATTAAAGCGCATAAAGAGTTAGAAGACTTAACGCTTGTAAAAGAAGTAGCTCATTTCAAGCCGATTATCGAGCAAAAAATTGCGGAAGTCATTTATAACGGTCTTTGGTTTTCACCACTAAAAGACGCGCTTGTTGCATTTTTAAAAGAAACGCAAAAAAATGTTACAGGCGTTGTACGTGTGAAACTGTTTAAAGGTCATGCAATTGTAGAAGGGCGAAAATCTCCGTTTTCGTTATATGATGAAAAGTTAGCGACATATACAGCAGAAGACGAATTCGATCATCAAGCAGCTGTTGGATTTATTTCTCTATTTGGCTTGCCTACAAAAGTATATAGCATCGTCAATGGAGAAAAGAAGGTGAACGTGTGA